aAAGTGTGCCCTTAAAGTTAAGTATTAGTACTACTACTtagaattacatttatattgtggGCATTATTAAAACTTACTTTGTGTTGTTTGtccttttgttttttgtcttttgtatgGACaagtgtgttgttgtttttactacTTAATACAACacttttctaaatttaaaagtaattaaactttatttttttaatgtcacaCATTTTGTAATCTTTAGAAAACACCCCTTCGTAGGTTTGGTACAGTTGTTATTTGTTGGGGATGGGTTTCCtttccccccacacacacacagtcacagtcacaaaCCATGACACATAAGGATTAATCTTCAAACAAGATTATGcagtattcatttaaatatttcgCAAAATGTACAAGCACAAGATAATTACACCtgtccaataaaaaaaaacaaaaaaacactgcatgCTATGGgatggaatattttttttttgtacctgTAATTAtgttaagaaacataacagcCAGAATTTGTGCTTCATAATTAtccctttatttttgttttctccaGGAAAGGAATGTAGAGCACACGGCATGACACTGAGCTGTGACACAGTCAAGTAACTGTAAGTACACCACTAGTTGAACCATTTTAACTATATTGGTTATAAGAAGCATGGTTTAGTTGAATTATTTTCTGAAATGCATAAAATACCAGGAAGTgtatagaaaaacaaaaaacttttttttttcttcctataTCCTCATGAAGTGCCTAACaaagagaaaacaagaaagTGAAAGGCAtacagacaaagcaaacaacataagtaaatattataatgtgGGAGGTTACAGGCTTTTGTCAGGgagcactattttttttttttttctcccagaaGTCCATGGGGCTCTTTTcatcaactgtaattttacacttatagacagcagatgcttcaCTGTCCTCTTACTTGTTACACCAAAAGTTTATTGTCAGTATTGGATCACCTGGTACAATAGCACATGTGTGTTTACTGGATGGAATAGAAACCTGGGGGTTTACAAAAACAACTAACATCAGAAATAGAACATGATAAATATTGAAAGTTAGTCATGCAtgaaattattgttattattagccCGGTTATTTTGCACTTTGCACACGTCAtgtaaattatttcttacaCACCCGCATAAGAGTCATTTCAAATATAGTTTTGGGCTCAACCGTATGAAAGCTTCGTCTTACTCATATGGTTCTTTAAAAATTCACGGCTTGACTGATTTGAATTACCTACATGAATCTGCTCGCAAATCTTATATactgaatatgaaaataatagaaaaatacaATTCAATTAGACAACTTGCATAAATACACTCAGAACGTACTCAGATCGTATGTTTTAACAGTTGCTGGTTTTCTGAAGTTACCTGCTTTTGTCAAATTTCTCTAAATGAAGGTTTGGATACAGTGAACTTTTCAACCACAGTGCACACTTACCTGGTAATAGTGATTTCATCAGTGAGAGGCAGGCAGGTTGTGTAAGAACAGTGTGAATATCATGTTTTTCTCAGAACAGGTACCAAATTACCAGAACTGACCATAGAGTTAAGAGTATGCAAATAGATTTTGAGTACTGTGTACTTCTCCAGAAAAATCCACTCATCACTGTAGAATAGAAATGTGCTGTTaaaaatagaaagttaaaaaaaaaaatagttgagtATAAGGAGCAGCaatgtaacatttatataacatttctgaaaatacacattttatatcTTTAAAAACAGAGATGCTCACTTaatttttgcatttgtcaacttttaaaaatggaaaacaatgCATTTGACCTTGAAACTAGATATTGGCAGCTGGCAGTTTTTTTTCTGGTtcccatttaaaacaaaaacaaaagaattatCTTTACTTGACTCCTAAAACGTTCTAAAATAGAtacactttcactttttttcataCATGGTTATGTTAGTGATCCATGTCCTGCTGCATTTTGCAAACCAAACGTGAGAAATAACAGTTAACAAAGCCTCAGGAAGTCTCACGTTTTAATCAAAACTAACACTTGGTAATTTATCTCTATTCTTGATTTTAGATTCTAATGTCCTGAGCaagcctttttattttttgtcttcgaagtcattttgacataatttgaTTACAGCATGTAGCCATATTGACACTTATTACTCATTGTCTTTTTATTGATCCTGTGTTTTCAGGTTGCGAAACGCGGAGCGTGTCTGTGCGGCGGTGTGGGCGCGCGTGCGCTCGGCGCGGGGCCTGTCGGTACTGTAGCAGCACAGAATGGTTTGTGAGTTATAACGGGGGTGCAGGCCGTACTGTGCTGCGGCAAGAACGACAGGACAGACGCGCACTTCACATTCAAACGGGTGCAaagacagcagcagcagcagcaagaCTACGTGTGCCGGCGAGTCTCCTGAACTTGGCCGTGTGACTGCCTGGCTGTAGCAGCACGTAAATATTGGAGTCAAAGCACTAGCGAATCCTCCAGTATTGACCGTGCTGCTGGAGTTAGGCGGGCCGTTTACCGTCTGCGGGGGCCTCTGTGCGTCGGGATCCCTCATCAGGAAAGCACAAGAAGATTAACGACTGACTAATAACATACTGTGCACATGCCGGTGTTCTGAACGCTTTTATTCTGAAAACGGGTGACAAGGAATTtgataaaacatcaaaaaagctttataattatgtaattgCAGTTTGAATGAGTCAGATGTTTCTCTAAAAGTGCTTGGAGCTCGTTGATACAATTTATGTACgtgaaaaaatgcaataaaggaaaataaaattaataaaacattcaaatcaCAACGATTGCATCAAGGCAAATTAATTGTACAGAGTCGCGTTGCGCGCGAATTCTGCAGTTTGtgtcaaatacataaatctgcCACATTTCTTACAGCAAgttctaataaaaatatatacactataatGTGCAGTTCCTTTTGCCTATCATGGAAGAAGCAtatcattatataaaaaaactgaaaaccgTTATAAAATGTATCGTGTTACAGTGTTAAGCATCATCACCTTCCatctttattttcacattttgaattaCGCAGCATCGCCATCTTCTGGGAAActttaaatggttttaagttTTCAGATCGCCCCCCGTTTCTTTTAAGTTGAGATTTAGGGAAGGGGTGCTGACAGAATCACTTCGTAGATCGGCCCCTTTTGGTACTTTGCGCTGTTTGTTTTGATTCTCGCGTTTCTTTCCCTCTGCAAGGGTCGTTAATATCAAGTCTATTTACACTCCCTCTGTTGAAACGCTCGGTTTTCTCCTCAGGCGATACTGAGGAAACCATCCTTCAAAATCGTGTCCACCATCAGGCCAAGATTAAGAAAAGTTTGCGTTCATCTGGATCAATTGTACAAATATATGACAAATAAGCGAATGAAAGATTATACAAATGCGAATCTATATAAAACTTTAAGAGTACTTCAACCCGAAAGTAGACCCTGTTGTCTCGAGGGATACGAATGACCAAAAATCACAGAGACTAACCTAAATTTTAGCTCAAATTTCATTGACTTGGTTTAGAAGTGACTATGAACTCCAATATCTAGCCACACCAAGATGCGCTTGTTTGAATTTACCTGAACCTTTATTTAAACGATAGAAGTCAAGGAAGGACATAAAGGCGACGACTCGTATTTTGGGTCGTTCAGTACAAGCAGATTTTCTTgccttaaaataatttattaaaagaaacCTTGATTATCTTGGATGACGAAGCGCAGCTCCGGGACCTCACATTTATGATGGCAGTTGTTCCTGCTTCCCAAAACAGGAATATGACAGTAGCCTAAATGTGGTTGAACTCCGCCTCAGAAtaacttgcatttaaaaaaaaaaaaaatacacgtTTATGTGCAACTGACCATCAACTAATTTAAGTTGAGCATTCACTCAATATCCGCTTAACACTTTCACAGTGAATATCTGTCCGTAGAAAGTTAAAACAGACCTCATAGTATTAGTAGGCTATTTATGTACTCGGACAACActtaataattactaaaactgctCAAAGAAGAGCACTGATTGTCCTTAATGGATATTGATTGTATTAAagatgcataataaatataaatatatataaacacacttttTAGATTCTCAGTGGTAGGATGCCATACAGCTGATTTCGTTCGTAAAAACCAACGGTGTCCTTACAAGGAAAAAAAGTGATTGGTGTGGAGCTATGCACTTTAAATCTTACTGTTCTAGGTAAAACATAGGCTACATCAAACGTAAAtctataaaatcattttattttgtgtcattttgatTGGTCACTTCGATTATGTAACAGACCCTTTTTTTGAATATCGAGAAACTTTGGTTTAAACAGGTTTGGCACCACTGATATTGTTGGATTTGTTGTCTTCCACAGAATCTGAATGTAAAtggattaattttaataaactaTAGTCGAAACGAGGTGCCCTGAGTCCTTTGATGTCATATCCACCTctattgtatattgtattaCGTAATAAAAAGCAGGTACGTATGAAATCAATGATATTGTCGCATGACAGACATATTAGCGAACCGATAAAAACGAGGGAAAATAGGGCAGAAACCACGTCAGTTTCTTTTGCTCTTACGTCACTCCCTTCTCATGTCACTGAGGTTATTCTTTCTCTAGACTGAACTAGAGCTTCAATACTGTACTTGATATGAATTCGCTCTCAACACTTTCTGAAGCGGAAATTCATAATGCACCCCAAAGGGCTGCAcaacttctttttttcttctctttctgaaTAAGCTATTCTTGGCAGGTAAGGCGAGATCATACCCGGTAATTTCCACAGAAACATCGTTTGGCGTGTCACAGCTAGCAGCGCGCAGGTTTATGGTGAAATCTGATTGGGCAGTTCTGAAAATAACGGTTTTGTTATCATTCAAATGGCTAAAGGCGAGCAGATAAGTGCGCTCGTGATCATCATCTCGTCGCTGTTTGTAAACTTGTTTATGCCACACTGCGAAAGCAAACAGACCTTTCCATATAACATCACCTGCATCTCAAAATCACAACATTGGTGAATCCGGTAAAGTTAGTATAAGTCTGTACCCTATACAAAAAGTAGTAATTAAAACGCTCTCTCGCCATTACAAGATAGCGACAATGTATGAATTATTAAACTGGCTTAAGttaaatcagaaaatatatatttttaaaaaaggtcgACATGAAGACCATGATGAAACACTGTGCCTACTTTACCTTCTTTTGGTCCATTTACCTCGACATCTGCTTACTAGTCACCCCAAAGGACAAGAAGGTGATGtcagtcaaaataaatgttttttacaaTAATGCAATAATCCTATGAAAAGTGGGGATGTTGGGTAAAACAGTTCCACCGCATAACTGCGAACACATCACGCGCTCTTTTATTGGATAGAAACCGCGCGCGCCAGTTACTAGGGTACTCAGAAAACGCAATCATGGCGCTTGTTGCTGTGCAGATTTCCACACTAGCGaacttcaaaaacaacaaacaaaagttAATATCGAAGttacgcattacaagtaacaaaTAGGCGtcttgaaaaatgtttatttaaacttGTCTTTGATGTGAGGGCGAGAAAATATATGAACAGAAGTAAAGATGTATTTTCGTTTTTGAAAGTAGTTGGTCAGATATAGATCCCCCCTTACTTTGAGCGGTGAGGTTGTTGCTATGCAAAACTTCACAGCTGTAACCGAGTGGCACAGAGCAGGTTAAAAGCTTTTAAGGTCACATCGATCCTGATCCCTCAGATTTGCGCTCTGTCTCGCTCATTCTGCACGATCGCGCGCACATATCCAAACTTGTACACATTATGCCATAAAGTCTATCCAGTAGTCTATAGTGTCAAACTTTCTTCCTGTTACCTGTACGGTCTGATAGTTGACGAATTGCTGTAAAAATGTTGTCTCCCAAAGACACCAAGGCCAAAATGACCTGACGATTAAGTGGCATTATGTTTGGTGTGGTAATAATTCGGTTGTCAGTCTTATAAAtttaaagcgatagttcaccctgaaattaaaattttgtcatcatttactcacccctcgtgtcgttccaaacctgtatgagttttttcTTCTGCTGATCACATAAGAAGataatttgaagaatgttggtaaccaaaaagTTGACGGTAACTTTTGTGTTCAAAAGCTGTataaaatgcatacaggtttggaacaacttgaaggtgagtaaatgatgacagaattaagtTTAACATTAAGGGATAATTCGTCCGATGTGATCATTTATTAATTCTTATACCAAACTCGTATGACTTTCTTCCACGTCACACAAGAGTAAGTCACAGTCTTGTTATCATTCACTTTAGTGTGAAAAAGATGCAGTGAAAGTGAACGGTGTGTGATGCTTGTCAGCCCCTAACATTCTGCATTGTGTTCCacggaagaaagaaagtcataccgGCTTGtatgagagtgagtaaaagacaggattttaatttttggctGTTATCCCTTAATAACAGTCCGTCTTTTGGTCACTAGAGGTCACCATTGAGCTATCctggaaataatataaaaaaaattaaaaataaaaaccgaGAGGAACCTTCCACGTCATATCCTGTTAGCTTAGCATGTAGGGAGAATAAAAATGACCTCTGATGATTTGTAGCATTAATACCATCGCACAACTACATAGAACGTAACtacattatttaacattaagGTCATTATTGTGAGAGAAATACCGTTATGGCGGCGTTTGCTTCGTGTTGTTTTGGCTGTTGTGGAGACAATAACAGGAGCCACGTAACACTGAAGGAAATGCCCACTGTTCAGCTGGACACTCATCACATGGGTAAGTGTTGCGATCTGACATTTCAGACACATTATATTTACGGAAAAGAGTTTGAGAATGACGATATGATAAACAAAGCTGTCCTTCTTCAAAAATAAGTGCCTTTGTCGCCATACGGTGAAGTGTTATGAACATTTCACTGCTGACAGACTTGGCATAACAGTGTATTTACAGTTCTTTGAGTTTGACATCTGTAATGACTTGTATATAATTCAATGGGTTGAGGGAAGGTGACTTGATAAACAAtagtaaaatgacaaaaaatgtatAGCATATAGGTTTAATCAAAAAGAAGAGCACAATTTCAGAACGACATGAAGTAGAAAAACAAAACGgtagtaaaatattttgttctCCGTTGTGCAGTTAATTAAGTATGTGAAAAATTGATTATTTCCCCATGATATATCAGGTACTGATGTTGTCATTGTAAAGAGTGGAAGACGCATATGTGGAACTGGTGGTTGCATTGCAAACGCCCCTCTCCATCAAAACAAGAGCTACTTTGAGTTCAAGATTCAGTCCACAGGTAAGACGTGACGTGATGTGTACAAGCATTTACATGTAAGTTAGACAAATTAGTCAACGGTTTGTTTTAGTCATTTGGTGTGACTGCTGTGAACTTTGGCCTTTGCAGGTGTCTGGGGAGTGGGAGTGGCAACACAGAAAGCAAATCTGAACCAGATCCCTATGGGTAGAGACCCACACAGCCTTGTGCTCCGGCAAGATGGCACCGTGTACCACAACAATGAAGAAAAGAACCGATTACCTGCAAACAGCTTACCGCAGGAAGGAGACATCATGGTGAGTCTTGGCGGCATCGAATTAATGTGGGATTTGTTGGTAAATAAATCTATTTGTGTGTGCTTGGTAAAGGGAGAAGCATTCCATTTTGGACTGAGATTCCATGTGGGATTTGCTGCCTATAATAACAAGGGTTCTTAACTGTATTATTACAGACTCATTAAATACTGGAGTTTCGTTGTGAACTTCATTTTGGTGTACCACCTGACTAATTTCATGCTGAGTTTACTGGGTTATCTGTAAGATGGAAACCTCTTAGCACTAACATGTATGCTGACAGGAGCTATAAGGGTTTTCTTGAAAGCGGTGGTTCATTTTCATTGTAATAGCTTCATGTatctaattttcttttttctttttttttgtttgtgtaggGTGTTACGTATGACCATGTGGAGCTGAATTTGTACCTGAATGGGAAGAATATGAACTGTCCAGCATCAGGCATTAGAGGAACTGTTTATCCTGTAGTTTATGGTAAGTATTTTGgggtattatttaattttttttaaataacgaatTTACTAATCACTAACATCTTTGGTTGCCAGTGCAGT
The genomic region above belongs to Onychostoma macrolepis isolate SWU-2019 chromosome 01, ASM1243209v1, whole genome shotgun sequence and contains:
- the spryd7a gene encoding SPRY domain-containing protein 7a, giving the protein MAAFASCCFGCCGDNNRSHVTLKEMPTVQLDTHHMGTDVVIVKSGRRICGTGGCIANAPLHQNKSYFEFKIQSTGVWGVGVATQKANLNQIPMGRDPHSLVLRQDGTVYHNNEEKNRLPANSLPQEGDIMGVTYDHVELNLYLNGKNMNCPASGIRGTVYPVVYVDDSAILDCQFSDFYHPPPQGYQKILFEQQIF